In Hirundo rustica isolate bHirRus1 chromosome 2, bHirRus1.pri.v3, whole genome shotgun sequence, one genomic interval encodes:
- the SMIM11 gene encoding small integral membrane protein 11, whose translation MVAFNWKALENFPLLMYILAAKTLILCLAFAGVKMYQSKKIEEKLKREREEKLKAEAEKKDE comes from the exons ATGGTGGCCTTTAACTGGAAG GCTCTGGAGAACTTCCCACTGCTGATGTACATTTTGGCAGCTAAAACTCTGATCCTTTGCTTGGCCTTTGCTGGAGTCAAAATGTACCAGAGCAAGAAAATCGAGGAGAAACTGAAGAGGGAGCGCGAGGAGAAActgaaagcagaagcagagaagaaggATGAGTGA
- the KCNE2 gene encoding potassium voltage-gated channel subfamily E member 2, with protein sequence MAKLQNFTWAVEDIFKDTFLNYMNSWRRNMTEAADKLQAEVAAENFDYVILYLMVMIGMFSFIIVAILVSTVKSKRREHSNDPYHQYIVEDWGEKYKNQVLNPEDLKCVIHENLGARDKTSPESP encoded by the coding sequence ATGGCCAAGCTGCAGAACTTCACTTGGGCAGTGGAGGATATTTTCAAGGACACCTTCCTCAATTACATGAACAGCTGGAGGAGAAACATGACAGAAGCAGCGGACAAACTGCAGGCTGAGGTGGCTGCTGAGAACTTTGACTACGTTATCCTTTATCTGATGGTGATGATCGGGATGTTCTCCTTCATCATCGTGGCCATCCTGGTGAGCACCGTGAAATCCAAGAGGAGGGAGCACTCCAACGACCCCTATCACCAGTACATCGTGGAGGACTGGGGAGAGAAGTACAAAAACCAGGTTCTGAACCCAGAAGACCTCAAGTGTGTGATCCACGAAAACCTGGGGGCGAGGGATAAAACGAGCCCGGAATCGCCTTGA